ATATCTTTCTCCATGTGCACTTCGTTCCCAGTTTCTGTCAATTGATCgagacttatgatattactacaaagtttcagaatgtagtatacctcgtggagagccttccgatcgccattcttgcattcgaacacaactttccccttgcccatgatctcaatggttgatccatcgccaaaTCTCACCCTCCCGGTAatggtttcatctagttcttgaaacttctcgTGATGGCCAGTCATGTGGTTGCTGGCACCGTTGTCAAGGTACCAGACGTCTTTATCTTCTTTCTTAACGCCGCGGTACATCTCCGGTAGCAACCTATCTTCACTGAGCAGAATGGTATCCTGCCGCTCACGCCTAGTGTCAGACTCCTCGTGGGACACGGTCATTATCAGTGCCGGCTCTTCATCGGTGGCAcaagtgaggtgagcctcatcATTACGCTGCTTGTTGTAGCATTCGGACGCATAATGCCCCATTTTCTCGCAATTGAAACATTTTATATGTCTCTTGTCTCGAGTGCCACTGTTGTTGCCGCTAGTCCCTCCTGCACCGTCTTGGCGTTGCGTACCACAGCCACGATCATGCCCTCGCCCACGTCCATGCCATTTTCCACGACTAGGGCTGCTGGACCCACGCCCCTTTCCTCCTGACGAAGTGTCCACGTTGCTCCCCTTCTGTCGCATTTGCCATTCGGCATGAGTTAATAGGAGCTCACCTTCAGTGTCGTTGGTGTTGCTGCGTAGTCGTAGCGTTCGTTCTTCGTACGCCTTCAGTCGCCCTATAGCCTCCTCAAATGGTATAGACTCAAGGTCGTAGAATTGCTCAATACCAGCAACAATAGGAAAGAATTTATCAGGGACAGAATCGAGCAATTTTTTTACCAACGAGGAATCTTCAAGCATGGCACCAAGGGTGGAGAACTTGCTGCTTAGGGCGCTGAGTTTGCTAGCAAACTCATCAATCGTTTCGGTCTCTTTCATCCGGAGAGCATCAAACTCGCTCTTCAATGTTTGTACACGTGCCTTCTTCACCCGATCACTACCAAGGTACCTCGTCTTAAGGCTGTCCCAGACTTCCTTCGCCGTCTTCTTTGTTGTGATCTAGAGaaggatgtcttcggggacacactgcaggatgtatgcacgtgcctttttttccttctttgcatCCACCTGGGCTCCTTCCGCTGGCTCCACCGCCTCCCAGACTCCCTGGGCATCAAGGATCGCCTCTGTCTTTATTGCCCACACAGTATAATTGTGAGGACTTAGCATCGGATAGGGAAATGACACTCCGCCGTTCTCCTTTACTGGGATGCTCGACATTTTGTGGAATCGTAGATTCTTGAATGTCTTATACTAccaacgctctgataccaagtgttGGCACAGAATCGATGAATAGCAAAGGATgcaggaaaaaaggaaaaaaaacacacGTAGCACTAAAAAAAAACACAGTAGCAAGGGGAGAAAAACTGCACAGGTGGAAAGCAATGCACAAACCGAAAAATAGAAACTGGAGAAACTTTAGTTCTAAGATCTGATTTGTTTCACAGCTTCGACCTCTTTAAATACAACTCAAGTGATAAGATTTAACCATAAGAATAGGatgactcataccactaaaatagGAAAGATTAATATcacagaaaaaataaataaatcatgaaCGAGAAACTTGCGGAACGGGAAATAAAACATGGCCATGCCATGTCCGAATTATTTTCCTACATTCCTTGGGCTTTTGTTTATGAACAAAAAAAATATGCAGGGTTTTTTGATACCTCCAACT
The genomic region above belongs to Zingiber officinale cultivar Zhangliang chromosome 11A, Zo_v1.1, whole genome shotgun sequence and contains:
- the LOC122031604 gene encoding uncharacterized protein LOC122031604; the protein is MSSIPVKENGGVSFPYPMLSPHNYTVWAIKTEAILDAQGVWEAVEPAEGAQVDAKKEKKITTKKTAKEVWDSLKTRYLGSDRVKKARVQTLKSEFDALRMKETETIDEFASKLSALSSKFSTLGAMLEDSSLVKKLLDSVPDKFFPIVAGIEQFYDLESIPFEEAIGRLKAYEERTLRLRSNTNDTEGELLLTHAEWQMRQKGSNVDTSSGGKGRGSSSPSRGKWHGRGRGHDRGCGTQRQDGAGGTSGNNSGTRDKRHIKCFNCEKMGHYASECYNKQRNDEAHLTCATDEEPALIMTVSHEESDTRRERQDTILLSEDRLLPEMYRGVKKEDKDVWYLDNGASNHMTGHHEKFQELDETITGRKLGTKCTWRKIS